aatttctttattatccatttgtatCTAACCTTTTTATTTCTAAACGACTAAGTCCACGTGAAACGAAATAAGCTGTTGTCGCTTGACTTAAAGGTTAAGGTCGCGTAAGAATACAGTGATACGGCACTATGGACGTAAACTCCGTGTGTAACGCTACTAAGTAAAGAGCGCGATATATGGACTAGCTACTCATGCACGAagcccaaaatacaaacacattttgaattgaaatttaatctttatCATTTTAAGTAACTGTTAGAATTGTAAACATTGCAGTGGCGGATCCAGAGGCGTCACTGAGACGAGAGCGAGCAACAGGGCAATTTGTAACGGGCTCGGTCTCTCTCACTGCCATAGAGAACTTGCCAATATTGATGTAGAATGTCCCTACGTATATTGGACCTCCGAAGGTAGTGTGAACAGTATCATTATCGAGCCGACTCTATTTTTACCTTTTCTTGAAatcttgaaaaaaatgtatgtttgtaatgtttcGTATTCGATAGCATTTCACTGGTGTGTTCTCGTAGTACTTAGCGAGACAAAAAAACGTATATACGTCTTTGGCGAGACTGAACATTCGTGgtaaatttgtagtaaaaagttatgaatgaaaaacgtagttccacattccaatggagtcatggaggtcatggtcggataactgaccaatgaaattcgttTTACGGTTTATTACACGTGTGCAACATATGTACTCtgttatgtttcactgtatggataataaatatcattaattgcccgtggaagatactgcaatGTGATGTTATATTATTGCAATAGTCTTGTGTAATACCGCTAGACGCATGACGTCATAACGTCATAACGTCTCACAGTTATGAAGTCACAATGGGAATGCCGCTGTCGCAATGGTACCAGGCCTTGCTTGACTCGCAAAAGCTGGGAGTCTTCACCCTGTAACGTTCGCTCGTtagataccaaatcattaactcgttgaatgaatatggtattacacggaaggtcgcttagtatcctctatttctCCTtgtgtatcacttgcttgataacggtgttggCCTCTACTACGAAACGTCCCATTCACTGCAATAATGGAGTTGTGTATCCATACGAAATCGTTCCTGTTCATCACACCAGATGCTAAATGAGAAATTATAAGAAGTTGTCCCGAGATACCCGTCGACCCGTGAACATCGGGGTTAGAACCGATCTTCCGCAAGCCacgcttgtcgcaagaggcgacgagaggcgactaacggggtcggatgGTTAGGTAGTCTGACAGATGAAACCTGCCATCGTATTACAATCGCGCTGATCCAACCTCAGTTCAACATTTACTgcaacaacaccaccaccaccaacaacaacaacaacagcaacaatatCTAAAACATTCACAACAAAGAACACAGATTCTAGTAACTTTATACCTCAACAACCTAAACGTATATGGTCGGTACGTGACTTGCCATAGAGCTCGATTGAAAGCCAGCCTGTTATTTCCgaataatattttattgaatAACGTTTTAAACCATTATAAATCTCGAGAAAAGGGATGTAAATTATGCAACACCTGGCAAAGCTGCCCTGACCTTGACTATTCACATGACTAAGCATATGCCTAGGTGACTCTAAATATAGTTATGACGTCATTCAGCAAACCCAAGCATGCGTACTAGGTTTGAGCGTGACAGTGGTAGCGTTATGTAGTGCAGAGCAGCTATTGATCAATACCTACTACAACTTAATTCCCAGACAGGGATCGATGCCAAGTAACTCATCGATCGCAATTAACCTGTGGTTTTCAAACTCGTCGTGATTGCCTGCTGTCGTTGGATCCGAATAAAATAGTAGTGTATAAACGTAAAgataatacatacataaatatatattttttacctATACTCGTATGACCTTgggcaattatttctattaaaaaacCCCATAAAATTGGACTTTTTTAATAATCTTTTATAATCTGCCTAATACATCACATGCGTATTAAACAAATATGCCCCACCGGTGTAAGTCGTTTAATCACCCCCACTGCGGTAGCTATATACAGAAGTACCTTGTAAAGGTGAATAGCCTATTCGTATTAACCCGTTTCACTGCCCATACGCAAATCAACAAATAATTAGATGAGATAAGATAATTCTTTACTATCCCCAGGGAAATTTGTTTTGCATCATATACAGTCCTCCAGATGTTTCTTTCATAAAGAAGACATGCTTAACATTTCAAATGGTAATCATAAACCTATTGTTTAAGATAATCAGTATATGCATTCATCAGTTTAGTACACAAACATAGATACTGACTACAATTTTGACAAGTGGAAGACAAGTCGTTCACTGAATATGGAGTTAATATTTACGTCTAATACTGCCAGAAGCAAATAAGTGGCGAACCCTGTTTGTTCTAAAAGGACGGCATACGCAGCCTGCGTCCATAAGTCAATGATGAATGTTGGGAAAAGAACGTGTGAGTAGAATCACTTAAacgtttgtttgtcttttttttaaaaaaacatgctGCTCATAACAACTGCCGATACTTTCAACATTAAGCCCAATAATTTTAGACGCAGTGTATACAGTTTTTGAGAGTTTGTTTTGATTCTGGACAGACAGGCTCCCGAACCAACTGTAGAAATTAAAAGGTTATGACACTTTGAATAAATGTTATTGCAAAATAACATCATGATAGTTTGATCGATTTCAGCTTCCACAGAATGTGCAAGCGCTGTTGTCccttttcatatatttcttgtgtttttgTTCGAGGTGAGTTTCGAATCCAAGACCCAAATTcaatcatcttcatcttcaatattcaaaaataaaagtttaacTTACACCATTCTACAAATGATTACGGTTTGTCTGGAAATTTTCAAGGTCCCAGGTCCAACTACCATTTAGAGCACACAGTTTCTGACTGTAGCAGAATGAACTTAGTTAACAAATATGTTATATTGCCAGGGGCCGAAGTGCCTTGTTAGCACCATTTTGAAGACAACGACAATCTCCACGTACTTCGCTGCCTCGCATATCGTCGTTACGCTGTCACGGCCAATTGTTAGTAAGAGAGTTAATTCTTCCTTGATGGAACACGGAAGGCAGTCCGTTTCCAGTTTCCTTGACAGTTTTTAAACTGGGGTTCTTTCCGCGAATTATAAAAATACGTGTGATACCAATTCTAAACCGACTTTTACAAACCATTGTCAAAGTACATGAGCAGTTATCACCTGGGCAACCTGGGTGGCCATGAGGCACGTACACGTCCTAACGGTCCTCGATCTATCTTCACTCTGATAGAGTGTCTTCACGACGACAAGGACTGCGCGATGGCTGAATTCAAGATGGAAGACTGTACGTTTACTGTAAAAAGATCACGTGACTGGTTGAAATTTGAGGCTGGAACGTTACCAAATTACGAATAGTACGTGTAGTAATTATTCATTAAAACGTCGAATTTACCGACTAATAACTATCACCAGAACAAGTCTTGACTCAACAATTCCTGGCTTACCGATATTCTAAGATGGCCTCCATTTATGAAAcactgttaaaccagggataatctacaacatagtctccctggttaaactTAGCGTAATTATTTCACAACCATAAACAGTTGCTTGTTAGAGACTCTGTGCTTTTTAGAGATCTATGCAGTGCTTTGTATATGAAGCCTTTGTACACGTGCTTGAGACCTGTTGATTAAACAGAAAAGGAATATTTCGGGGCAGTCTATTTTAAAACGCCTTAGAGGAAATACGGCAATGCAGGGCCGCGCCAGCAAAATGACCGTTGCTACAAATAACACTCGTCAACCTCCGGGACAATATCAACCTTTAGCGTACAGCCACGTGATTTGCTGCCTGGTGAAACACAATGGGCTAAGTTTATGACCATGACGTCAGTAGTTCAATATATCGACACACACTGGGTCATACACACGAGTGTATGTGTCATACGCTTTGGGTTTAGTAACATATGGAATTGTACGAAGGGGTTAagctagactaatgcttagtctctgaattatataattttgatactaacaaacaaacccacttTAAATGAAAAGGGGCCCTAGGGAgatcagagattcagaacctcaagaaatctagacttgcttcattcagaagtcttggcagtaggcaaaataatgtgattcaggaactgtgagacaaactGGGGTTAAGGCACGATGATAATGTTCCAACAAGAGACCCGGAGCAAACCATATTTTTCGTGCAAGCCCCGTACATTGCAAAGATTTATATTTAGATGGCACTGAGGACTTGCCATGTTTCAtagcaaatatattttatattttatatattttatgtaagcCATGGCTTTCAAATAGTGGTAGCCACACTCCTAAATAACAAATGAGTAATGGACTTGGTGTCGTTGTAACAAAGAATCTATTCCAAGGTAAGAGAGTAACGATCAGTGAGTCTATTTTAAAGGGAGTTACAATCAGTGAGTCTATCAGAGGGTAAGGGAGCTACGATCAGTGAGTCTATTTTAGGGTGAGGGAGTTACGATCAGTGAGTCTATCGTAAGGGAAGGGAGTTACAATCGGTGAGTCTATTTTAggatatgggagttacgatcggTGAGTCTAttttaaggtatgggagttacgatcggTGAGTCTATTTTAAGGTAAGGGAGCTACGATCAGTGAGTCTATTTTAGGGTGAGGGAGTTACGATCAGTGAGTCTATTTTAGGGTGAGGGAGTTACGATCAGTGAGTCTATTTTAGGGTGAGGGAGTTACGATCAGTGAGTCTATTTTAGGGTGAGGGAGTTATGATCAGTGAGTCTATTTTAGGGTGAGGGAGTTACGATCAGTGAGTCTATTTTtgggtatgggagttacgatcagtGAGTCTATTTTAGGGTGAGGGAGTTACGATCAGTGAGTCTATTTTtgggtatgggagttacgatcagtGAGTGTATATTTGGGTAAGGGAGTTACGATCAGTGAGTCTATTTTAGGGTAATGGAGTTACGTTCACCCCAGCGCTAACCTCGCATTGTATAGGGTCTTACCACTTACCTGACTCATATTTTTTCAATCTCTTTCTTCCTCCCCTACCCCCGcgccacacgcacacacacacgcacgcacgcacgcacgcacctgcgttcgctcgtccctCAGGTTGGATTCCGTACATGGGTTACATgcgggaagcccatttctagtgtcccccgccgtgacattgctggaaaatATCTAAAATCGGCGCAACACTAAACCCATTAACTCGCACAAATGCGTAGATAACAGTTACTGGGTTGTTAGGTCGGGATTCGATTATtatagcattaaacaacaaacaaactaaaaacaaaacaattcccCGTCCCTGAGTAAAGATTTTACGTCCGTTTTATTTCGCTTTGTGTTTTCTAATCACAAATCCGTCTCGTTGTGATTCTTAGTCACAGACCATATCTCCAAGGTGTGGAATCATATCTGTTAGCTGCCATATAGATGACGTTTACCTGGCCGAACCCTGTACCTGCGATGGACGGGCCCTTACCCGAACTACGGTATACCCCCGTACTTCGGTCCTGACGGTAGGGGATATGCGAGAGGTACAATGTCAGTACCCGGGGGCCCTTGGAGCTTTACCGTAGTAGTTCCTCCAGCAACCACAAAACGGTGATCTTCGTTCAATAGTTTATTTGAAAACTGTGTTGCTGAACAACCCACTCTATGGTCACTCTATAAGTATATTATAACCACAATAATAATTCCTCGGCCATGATTCGCTATTattataataatcataattccaTGCCTCTGATACATACGTGGTCGTGGGATTCTCCATATCAGCATATTCATACGGCTCAACTTGACGAATACGGGTTAGATTTGGCTCCGGGTACAAGTAACCTATGTTTGAAGAGGTGAATaaatggatcgggtggtcaagctccgTTGTCCTCGTACTCATGGTTTGGACCGTAGCCCACAacaccaatcactggattgtgtggtccagattcgattaattAGAGAACATCGTTATGTAACTGGGGTATTACAGAGTGGGGCGTTGAACAACAATGGAACAATGGCAAGCATTTCCTCATAACACTCAAGGGGAGGGATCGGCTTGTTGGAGGAACCGTCGTCACGATGAAGACCAGGGattgattccccacacaggtacgaTTTAAGGAGGACATCTCTGAGACCCTTGGAGACTCCTTGTGTAAGAATAGGTCCCTACCGACTCAATGACTTTGCTACCTGCGTTCCGTGGTATAGACGGATGTTCACACTTAATCTGGCACACGCCTGTCTCGATTATTCATAAGCCTTCGTTGGGCGTGAGGTAGCCTAGCGACtacagcgttcgcttgtcacgcggAAGAACccggttcgattttccacaggggtacaatgtgtaaagcccttttctggttCCCGCCACCCTGAACttatggaatatttctaaagtaTAAGACActgctcactcattcacgtgTTGGACACAGCAGAAATCTCATTGTTGGTAAAACTCCAAAACGGTAAAAGTCCTGGACATGCATCGCTTATATACCGAACTGAGAGGATATAACTTGAAAAACAGCTTAAAACCCATCCGCTCTCTAACTGTGATCAGACTGACTAGAACATCCacacactaggatactatctgcAAAGGAGACTTCATTGATTATTATTACCGCACCGCCTCATAGCCTCATTGCCTCATAGCCTCATAGCCTCATAGCCCACATACAGTTGTAATACAATACGCTGATACGACCATTGCTGAACACTAACGGAATCGTTAAATTTCTTTAGCGGTCTGAGAATCGTTCAATTGAGACGTCCTATCACTTCATCGTACAATCGTCTAGGCGTAATGATCACTTTGTTAAACAAGTTATTACTATGTTTGGTTTAAATAACGAGGATAGTCCTCTTATGACCCAAGTACATGTAGAATCCGAACGGTTACGGGTTTAGATAAAACTGCCTTCATAGTTAAATGTCCGGATTTATTAAACACAACATTTCGCTGAGAGTAACATATCAATGATCTTCACTCACTGGATTTTTATTGTCAGCACGTCAACGTCTACCCAAGCTCGACTGCatatgcttttacgccgctctaGCAATGATCAGAgcggggacaacagaaatggtttTACAAAAccacgaacgctttaaccaccccATTGAATGTTTATCCGAACCACGGATATCCGGAAATCTCGCTTAAAAAGTCCTTAAAACGAATTCACAGCGTTGTAGGATTACACACCTATCTGGATCCGGCTTCCGCAACCGGACGATTATTTTCATATACAAAATTCGTTTATCTggacaatataaatataaacacaAGTGTCCGGATAAACGAGACATTATTGTATACTTGGTATTTCAAGTAATGGTTCTTATTTAATTCATATTCACGAAAACGAGTATCATCCGGAAACAAGGTTTCCACAAGGGTAAGTAAATATCCTAAAGCCAAAATGCAATTAATGAGTTTCCATATGGTTGACAATACAGATTAAGGGAACATGAGTTTATTTCCTGAAAGCACCGTATTGTTTTGATGGATtgcattgtacacatgacatgactGTATATCGAAGACTACATACCCTCCGGTATACACCTGTATCACCTATCATCAGGCTGTATCACACACAAGCTTGCTACACAATGGCTCTAGCTTGGCTGTTCCTTGTGATATCCTTACATTCAACGACCGAAGGTAAGTGTCGGAGTAAGCGAGTGTGTTACAATAtctagtcacatcggcagtatttcagccagaTGGTGACTAAAACAGGTCATACGTTATAACAGATACTATTACAGTATGTGCCGACAAAACGTAATAACACAACTAGAATGTCATAATTTGAGATGTTAAAACGGGCATTTAAGCTAAGATTACATAGCTATTCGGGACTATACAACACAGCCAATATATTCCCAGCATAGGAACGTGCATTGGTTACGTTACCTGCTTAGACCAAGTGTCTATGTTCACTGCTAGTACTGACCCTACTGTTCTCCTGTTGTTACATGATGTTTCTACATTTACTGCCAATGCTCACTGGGTCAGCGGTTAAGCTTAGGCCAGcttagtggttcaagcgttcgttCTCCACACcgtgggttcagttccccacatgccGTTGTTCCTAGTTCGTACAACGTTGAAGCCCATTGTTCCcttctgtaatattgctggaataccgcCAAAAGCggagtgaaactaaactcactcactcactcactaatactaACCTCTTCATTAACCTTTTCTTTCGTCGGGTGGGATTAGTTTGTTCTTCCCTTGCTCAACGTGAAAAAAACCTTCTTGGTGATAACCTTACATTTACTAATGACAGTTACACTTCACTAGAATGTTCTACGTTTAAATTGCGGATAGTCGGGTAGTTTTTTTGTCCCGACACGCcattggtttgtttgtgttgaaGACCGCAGTCAGCAATTTTCCATCTACATGACGGcggtaatcgagtctggtccagacaatccagtgatcaagagcatgagcatcgatctatactgttgagatacgatgacatgcttcatgcatgtcagcgagcctgaccagtcgatcccgttactcgcatcttacgacaagcatgggtggatgaagatcagttctccccggatcttcacggatagaGGTATTTTTGTATAGTATTTCGTACAATACAAAGTGGAGATTTCACGACAGGACATTCCAAGCACAGGTATTGGATAAAAATAGAATGTTGTTTGATTACCTGACAGCTCCATTGTCCAGATACCACTCGAGTAATTTCAAAGAAGGCATTTCGTTATTAACAATTTAATCACATCCGGGTTTCCTTTTCCAGCTTTACAATGCAACCGGTATCGAGAACGCACCATCATGAACGTCGCCATGAACAACAAATGCTACTACGCCTGGCCAAGGATGCGGGGGACCTACAACGAAGCTGTCAAGCTGTGTCAAAAGGGAGGAACCCACGTCTTGTTCACTGAAACAAAGGAAGAACACCATCGTCTCCTAAGCAGGCTAGGTAGGTGACAAACTAAACATGTATATCAGACGCATATTTAGGTACCAGGTGTAGTAGATTATGCATCCGCCCCGAGAACAGACTGGTACCTAGTTCTCTTCCCATGGCCatagtgtttgtgttttgttatgaAACTGGGATACGTATTAACATGTTGTACGGAACCGCAACTCATTCTCACCAATTGGTACAATCTGCACGTCGCTTTGCGACTTTAAACCGAATTTACGGTTACTCTTAACTTCAAAGTTAAGACTTGCCATTGCTGTACAGGACTACAACTGTTTGCAGAAACCTCCTATTTTTATCGGAACAGCTTACGAGGGCGTCAAAGAAATTTGAATTTTGTCATCACTGTATTTCTGCTCGAACATAAGTGCTTGTGCATATATCATTATTGTCTTCCAtattgtgagtgggtgagtatgtttagttttaggcagcttttagcaacattcgagcaatatcacggcgggagacaccagaaaatgggcctcacacatagtacccaagtgaggaatcaaacccggggtCTTCGGCGGGACGACTCCATACTGTGACGTCCCATGGCTTGGATGCGCTGGAATGAGAGCATTGTATGAATAAAATTTCTCCTTCAGAGATTGGACTAAGTGTATATTGCTATTATCTTCCAGTGTATATTTTTCTATCTTGGTCTAGAAAACAATGTTCATGTCTGTATAATTACTATCTTCCAGGCCCCGCCTTCACAAGGATTTGGATTGGTCTGGAGCGAAATGGGTCTGAATGGAGGTGGCAAGGCGGTCAAGGAAGTCGACCAGTTCAGAAGTTGTTGTTTGCCGACAACCATGATGCCACAGAGGGACACAACGCCATTGTCAGTAAATCAAAGGGGAAGTACATCTGGCAAGTCCAAAACCCCAACAATAAATTTCAAATCGTCTGTGAACAGGATCGGGACAAGAACACAGCTGGCAGGGTCTTTAAAGATTCATTATCTGATACGCAGTATGAGACCACTGGGACCTTGGGTATCTCTGAGGCAGCTGATAACGCCATCAGCACGGCAACAGACACGTCTTCACTGTATGTTGTCGGACAAGGAACTCCACATGTACTGGGAAGTCTCACCGAacctgttgtcatggtgactgGAGAATCTTCGGAATTGGAGGGGATAAAAAGCTCTATAATAGTATCGGAGACACAGATGCCCTCTGGAATATTTGACCATCgatttgaaataaagaaatactCAAGCAGCTTAACTGTACCATCAGGGGTCAACGTTGAAACGGTTGCTATATTGAATGAAGAGTTTACAGTATTGACAGATGCCATAATTGGTCGTGCATTGAGTGCTGAATCAAGACTGGAACAATCGGATGTTCACGGACATTCTATCGAACTCGGTATATCTAGGAACCTCGGAGCTGAACCTATATCCTCCCTTACACCGGGACAATTCAGCATTGCGCGGAGATCTGTTAACTGGGAACAAACCATGAAAATGGAGCAAACTTTTACCTTGGAACAATCCAGTAAAGTGGGTGATTATAGCTTCATAGGACAAGATGTTAACCCAGCACAAATGATCAAACCGGAACAGACTTTTAACTCCAAACAGTCCAGCAGACGCGGATGTTCTAgtttaaaagaaacaaatattatttcagAACAAACTATTGACCAAGGACGACCTATCTACATCGGTCATTTTACCTCTGAAGCGCACTCAAGCAATCCTCAACATGCTAGTGTCCGTCAGCCACATAAAACTGTCACACAAGACACTCTCGAAGAAGAGTCGACTCCGGTGCCAGACCACGCAACATTATCCTCTTCAGAAATACTTTCTGTAGGTTTTAGTGCAACAGCTATTCCAACATCAGCCTCTACAGCATTACTTATAATATCATACCAAGGCACAGAATCCTTGCCATCAGTGGACGGTCTCATTTCAAGCCCCATCCGCTCTCAGATACTCTCGGTAAGCCATACGACTGGGGACAGGACTTTCTCCGTTGCTGTACCAGAGAGCAACCAGCTGTCCAATCCGATTCATTCATCAGTTAACGCTGGACAAAATATCACTAACCTATCCGTCAGGAGTACATTTTCTACTACATTTGTTGGACCTTCTTTAATTACCGAGATCAGTTTCAATAACCGTCCAAAGTCTACAGTTTCATCAATAGGATCATTCAGAATTAGCCCAGACAGTAATCTTATTGAGTCATCTGTACAGGAACTGACCAGTGATGtgaaatctggaccagattTGCGCTGGTCCTTGGGACTGTCAAGTACCTCTGGTACAAATGGGTCAGCAACAAATTTTGAGATTTTGTCGACTGCTTCCGGGGTCATTGGGCCGACAGCCTCTGGTGccattgtattgtctgcttcCGGTGGCGTTTTACCGTCGTCAGTTCCTGTTGTGATTAGAACTATGGCTGATGGAGCAATTAGTTCGCAATCTCCTACTGTGTTTAATTCAGCCACCTTGTATAAAACTCTGTCATCAACTTCTGATGTGACTGTGGCATCTGCGTCTG
The window above is part of the Haliotis asinina isolate JCU_RB_2024 chromosome 1, JCU_Hal_asi_v2, whole genome shotgun sequence genome. Proteins encoded here:
- the LOC137299009 gene encoding uncharacterized protein, which produces MALAWLFLVISLHSTTEALQCNRYRERTIMNVAMNNKCYYAWPRMRGTYNEAVKLCQKGGTHVLFTETKEEHHRLLSRLGPAFTRIWIGLERNGSEWRWQGGQGSRPVQKLLFADNHDATEGHNAIVSKSKGKYIWQVQNPNNKFQIVCEQDRDKNTAGRVFKDSLSDTQYETTGTLGISEAADNAISTATDTSSLYVVGQGTPHVLGSLTEPVVMVTGESSELEGIKSSIIVSETQMPSGIFDHRFEIKKYSSSLTVPSGVNVETVAILNEEFTVLTDAIIGRALSAESRLEQSDVHGHSIELGISRNLGAEPISSLTPGQFSIARRSVNWEQTMKMEQTFTLEQSSKVGDYSFIGQDVNPAQMIKPEQTFNSKQSSRRGCSSLKETNIISEQTIDQGRPIYIGHFTSEAHSSNPQHASVRQPHKTVTQDTLEEESTPVPDHATLSSSEILSVGFSATAIPTSASTALLIISYQGTESLPSVDGLISSPIRSQILSSSEVTASVVTDEPPAASRLKELSTSHVIESSASGIIESSADDMIESSAFHSTRPSASVTRSSSGLNESPFSSLSTLSASDMPLSATLVSDVIGSDAYDSSTFPKTGSAASSPLSSRLVFRATVEGPANGTRIQSIFSSLSLAPAVIEKSKSDSTNPSTVSIPFSSSHSSLKPASLPLDTPASSTQEPLAIGTPDPVQVGLAPFQKDNATLTFSSPEHMGHVQDNVSEILEAGYYVAASSSDYL